The Haladaptatus cibarius D43 genome includes a region encoding these proteins:
- a CDS encoding four-helix bundle copper-binding protein encodes MSLSDTVSEIDHLSEEQRDCIEICTEAAEACEWCADACADHGEDMAECIRLCRDVADIASLHARFMARDSDYSDQLGELCADVCEACADECEQHDHDHCQLCADVLSECAESCRSMH; translated from the coding sequence ATGTCGCTTTCAGACACCGTCTCCGAGATCGACCACCTGAGCGAAGAACAGCGCGACTGCATTGAAATCTGTACGGAAGCCGCCGAAGCCTGTGAGTGGTGTGCCGATGCGTGTGCCGACCACGGCGAAGACATGGCCGAGTGCATCCGTCTCTGCCGTGACGTCGCGGACATCGCATCGCTGCACGCACGGTTCATGGCCCGCGATTCGGACTACAGCGACCAACTCGGTGAACTCTGTGCGGACGTCTGTGAGGCGTGTGCCGATGAATGCGAGCAACACGACCACGACCACTGCCAGCTCTGTGCAGACGTTCTCAGCGAGTGCGCCGAGAGCTGCCGCAGCATGCACTGA
- a CDS encoding ABC transporter ATP-binding protein, which translates to MSLQQPMTGSTPVFEIESVTKRFALSDSLLDRAIGTREFVTAVDDVSLTIHEGETLGLVGESGSGKSTLANLITGLYEPTEGTISFDGEPVGHVSARSTDVRSEIGMVFQNPKASIDPRMSIRDAIEEPMKAQGWSRTRREERIEELLTLVNLSEHHADRYAHELSGGQAQRVAIARAVALEPRVLVLDEPTSALDVSVQAKITNLLVELQETLGLTMLFIAHDLSVVEHIADRVAVMYLGQVMEVAPTEQLFEQPTHPYTSALLSAIPEVGPDDGETVILDGDIPSPVNPPSGCVFHTRCPIARPECAEINPQYEGISHGRTKCLYPIDDEIESEAEQ; encoded by the coding sequence ATGAGCCTTCAGCAACCCATGACAGGTTCGACGCCGGTCTTCGAAATCGAATCCGTCACGAAACGCTTCGCGCTCTCCGATTCGTTGCTCGACCGAGCCATCGGGACACGGGAGTTCGTCACCGCCGTCGACGATGTCTCCTTGACTATCCACGAGGGTGAAACGCTCGGACTCGTTGGAGAGAGCGGGAGCGGTAAATCGACGCTTGCGAACCTGATTACCGGGCTATACGAACCGACCGAGGGGACGATTTCCTTCGACGGTGAGCCAGTCGGTCACGTTTCCGCTCGATCGACCGACGTGCGCTCGGAAATCGGGATGGTATTTCAGAATCCGAAAGCGAGTATCGACCCCCGAATGTCGATTCGGGATGCTATCGAGGAGCCGATGAAAGCACAGGGCTGGTCACGCACTCGTCGCGAGGAGCGAATCGAAGAGTTGCTCACGCTGGTCAACTTGTCGGAGCATCACGCTGACCGCTACGCTCACGAACTCTCGGGCGGACAGGCACAACGAGTTGCTATTGCACGTGCGGTCGCACTCGAACCACGTGTGCTGGTGCTCGACGAACCCACATCGGCACTCGACGTGAGTGTTCAAGCGAAAATCACCAATCTACTGGTCGAACTGCAGGAGACGCTCGGCCTCACGATGCTGTTCATCGCACACGACCTCAGTGTCGTCGAACACATCGCCGACCGTGTCGCCGTCATGTATCTTGGGCAGGTCATGGAAGTTGCACCGACCGAACAACTGTTCGAACAACCAACGCACCCCTATACGAGTGCACTCCTTTCCGCGATTCCGGAGGTCGGGCCGGATGATGGCGAAACGGTGATTCTGGACGGAGATATTCCAAGCCCAGTGAATCCTCCGAGTGGCTGTGTTTTCCACACCCGGTGTCCGATTGCGCGACCGGAGTGTGCCGAAATCAACCCTCAGTACGAGGGTATTAGTCATGGACGGACAAAGTGTCTATATCCTATAGATGATGAAATCGAATCGGAGGCGGAACAATGA
- a CDS encoding SHOCT domain-containing protein, translating into MATKTTEDELLRTALIVLGVIVLIPVLLMAFAVPMMGMMGWWGGGMFGRGVSPVWGFGMMFVWLLVLLGISYALYRGLVGRSDSARTNDPALDELRTAFARGEISEEEFEMRREKLRTDR; encoded by the coding sequence ATGGCAACTAAAACCACGGAAGACGAACTACTCCGAACTGCTCTTATCGTTCTGGGTGTCATCGTCCTGATTCCAGTGCTGTTGATGGCCTTTGCGGTGCCGATGATGGGGATGATGGGTTGGTGGGGTGGTGGCATGTTCGGACGAGGAGTCTCGCCAGTATGGGGATTCGGTATGATGTTCGTGTGGCTCCTCGTTCTATTGGGCATCAGCTATGCTTTGTATCGTGGACTTGTCGGGCGCAGTGATAGCGCTCGTACTAATGACCCAGCGCTTGACGAACTCCGAACCGCATTTGCTCGCGGGGAAATTTCCGAAGAAGAGTTCGAGATGCGCCGGGAGAAACTTCGAACAGATAGGTAG
- a CDS encoding winged helix-turn-helix domain-containing protein, with the protein MQTVLSATSDKPLSANELSDICGTSLPTVYRRIEEMVACHLLAERNEIDANGNHYKTYEALLEQATVQLDDGEFVVDLDTVEREDAPDRFMRMWNNIREDES; encoded by the coding sequence GTGCAAACCGTACTTTCCGCTACGAGTGATAAGCCACTGTCAGCGAACGAATTGAGTGATATTTGTGGGACATCATTGCCGACAGTGTATCGGCGCATCGAAGAGATGGTCGCCTGTCACCTCCTTGCTGAACGAAACGAGATCGACGCTAACGGCAATCATTACAAGACGTATGAGGCACTGCTTGAGCAAGCAACCGTTCAGTTGGACGACGGCGAATTTGTCGTTGATCTTGACACCGTTGAACGAGAAGATGCACCGGATCGGTTCATGCGAATGTGGAACAACATTCGGGAGGATGAGTCATAA
- a CDS encoding permease — translation METTVVSGILESLRIGVGFLWTAAWAITMGLMITSLVQVYVSKERMARLLGDDDLSGLAKATVFGAASSGCSFGAVAIAKGLFKKGAHVVNVLAFMFASTNLIIELGLMILILLGWEFLVAELLGGLILIAVMALIVHVTLPENLFEDVRKELNQQDHDHGVTEDPTCGMEGKDEYSLMTDGGETLKFCSAGCLETYQQEVASSGDWRDELLTWGGWYKLGNQYRKEWSMIWKDVIAGFLISGFVIVFVPQWVWNSLFLQGDGLLVSAENAIMGVTIAVISFVGSIGNVPFAVALWGGGISFAGVIAFVYADLITIPVLNVYRKYYGWKVTLYIFSVFFVTMAFSGFLMEELFTALGIVPNLAGGETATEQTYFELNYTFYLNVVAFALSGFLFYVYRRGLGAPGQYRDPVCGMRIDDSGPSVTHDGETYYFCSNRCKQSFESNPAEFSQLHPQISGTSSSQSHEHH, via the coding sequence ATGGAAACCACTGTCGTCAGCGGAATCCTCGAATCGTTACGAATCGGGGTCGGTTTCCTTTGGACCGCTGCATGGGCAATCACTATGGGGTTAATGATCACGAGCCTCGTGCAAGTCTACGTCTCGAAAGAACGGATGGCACGCCTGCTCGGCGACGATGACCTCAGTGGACTCGCGAAGGCGACCGTCTTCGGTGCTGCTAGTAGTGGTTGTAGCTTCGGGGCCGTTGCTATCGCAAAGGGGTTGTTCAAGAAGGGGGCCCACGTGGTCAACGTTCTTGCGTTTATGTTCGCCTCGACGAATCTCATTATCGAACTCGGTTTGATGATCTTGATCCTCCTCGGCTGGGAGTTTCTCGTCGCCGAACTCCTCGGAGGCCTCATTCTCATCGCGGTGATGGCTCTTATCGTCCACGTAACACTCCCGGAAAATCTCTTTGAAGACGTTCGGAAGGAACTGAATCAGCAAGACCACGACCACGGTGTCACCGAGGATCCGACGTGTGGAATGGAGGGCAAGGACGAGTACTCGCTCATGACAGACGGGGGTGAAACACTGAAGTTCTGTTCCGCTGGGTGTCTGGAGACGTACCAGCAGGAGGTTGCGAGCAGTGGTGACTGGCGGGACGAGTTATTGACGTGGGGTGGCTGGTACAAACTCGGGAATCAGTATCGGAAAGAGTGGTCGATGATTTGGAAAGACGTTATCGCTGGTTTTCTTATCTCCGGCTTCGTTATCGTTTTCGTCCCACAGTGGGTCTGGAACAGTCTCTTCCTTCAGGGAGATGGCCTGCTCGTAAGTGCCGAAAATGCGATCATGGGTGTGACAATTGCCGTCATCAGCTTCGTCGGCAGTATCGGAAATGTTCCGTTCGCCGTTGCACTCTGGGGCGGCGGCATCAGCTTCGCGGGTGTCATTGCGTTCGTCTACGCCGACCTCATCACCATTCCGGTGCTGAACGTTTACCGCAAGTACTACGGCTGGAAGGTGACGCTCTACATCTTCAGTGTGTTCTTCGTCACGATGGCGTTCTCCGGATTTCTTATGGAGGAGTTGTTCACTGCCTTGGGTATCGTGCCAAACCTCGCTGGCGGGGAGACGGCGACCGAACAGACGTATTTCGAACTCAACTACACGTTCTATCTCAATGTCGTCGCGTTCGCGCTCTCGGGATTCCTCTTCTACGTCTACCGACGAGGACTTGGCGCACCCGGGCAGTACCGGGATCCCGTCTGCGGGATGCGGATCGACGACAGCGGTCCGAGCGTGACCCACGACGGTGAAACCTACTATTTCTGCTCCAATCGATGTAAGCAGTCGTTCGAGAGCAATCCGGCTGAGTTCTCGCAGCTACACCCACAAATTTCTGGGACGAGTTCTTCTCAAAGCCACGAGCATCATTGA
- a CDS encoding helix-turn-helix domain-containing protein, with protein MRFLRLTLGPELIAPSPAATSGEVLNVQYVSDGTVLELYSVEGDLDRILHQMETSPNTCRFEYLGTQAGRHYIFHSGRPSEEVQALIELLEEFHLMVVLPLLFDDTTGATVDIIGEAESLHQVYKQFPPEIRHRTTIEQVGKYVPNYSGILSVLTERQREVLHAAVAVGYYATPRSGTAEDVGEVVGCAPSTAAEHLRKLEARLFIHLVGSE; from the coding sequence ATGCGGTTTCTCCGATTAACACTCGGTCCGGAACTCATCGCGCCCAGTCCAGCAGCGACCAGTGGCGAGGTACTCAACGTTCAGTACGTCTCCGATGGAACAGTTCTAGAGCTCTACTCGGTCGAGGGAGACCTGGATAGGATTTTACACCAGATGGAAACCAGTCCGAACACGTGTCGGTTCGAATATCTGGGCACCCAGGCTGGTAGGCATTACATTTTCCACTCCGGGCGTCCGAGCGAGGAAGTGCAGGCTCTCATCGAACTGCTAGAAGAGTTCCATCTGATGGTCGTCCTTCCGTTGCTATTCGATGATACGACTGGCGCGACGGTCGACATCATCGGGGAAGCCGAGTCCTTACACCAGGTATACAAGCAATTCCCGCCGGAAATTCGACACCGAACGACAATCGAACAAGTGGGCAAGTACGTCCCGAATTACTCTGGCATTCTGTCAGTCCTCACTGAACGCCAGCGAGAAGTGTTGCATGCGGCCGTCGCAGTCGGCTACTATGCGACACCGCGGTCGGGAACCGCCGAAGACGTTGGTGAAGTCGTCGGGTGTGCGCCGAGTACGGCGGCTGAACATCTTCGGAAACTCGAAGCACGACTCTTTATCCACCTCGTAGGCTCGGAGTGA
- the nikC gene encoding nickel transporter permease: MTDGGVVDETRFPRYRSAVESRAFRQFTANKLNIIGLVIVVTVLFGAVFAPVLTTYNPEKGDLFDRLEPPSEEHLLGTDQLGRDVFARLLYGARISLGIAVTVVGITLVIGTAVGVTAGYAGGYVDEALMRFVDILLAFPGILLALVIAGILGPSLTNIMIALAVVGWTQYARVVRGSVLSVKEMEYVRAAQLMGVSRTRIVLKHIIPNVIAPVVVLGTMDMAYVILGTAGLSFLGLGAQPPTPEWGTMLASGRNYLQDAWWVVNFPGLAIMLVVLGFNLLGDGLRDLLDPKDMADMEDKGL, from the coding sequence ATGACTGACGGCGGCGTCGTGGACGAGACGCGATTCCCGCGATATCGATCCGCCGTCGAGTCACGAGCGTTCCGCCAGTTCACCGCGAACAAACTGAACATCATCGGCCTTGTCATCGTCGTGACGGTGCTTTTCGGTGCGGTATTCGCCCCGGTTCTCACGACGTACAATCCGGAAAAGGGAGACCTCTTCGACCGATTGGAGCCACCATCAGAGGAACATCTCCTCGGAACTGACCAACTCGGTCGCGACGTTTTCGCCCGACTTCTCTATGGCGCGCGCATTTCGCTGGGAATCGCCGTTACGGTGGTGGGCATCACGTTGGTCATCGGAACCGCTGTCGGAGTGACAGCGGGATATGCAGGTGGATACGTGGACGAGGCGCTCATGCGCTTCGTGGATATCCTGCTCGCGTTCCCAGGAATTCTCCTCGCGCTTGTTATCGCGGGAATCCTCGGGCCGAGTCTCACGAACATCATGATTGCACTTGCCGTCGTCGGCTGGACGCAGTACGCGAGGGTCGTTCGCGGAAGCGTCCTCTCCGTGAAGGAAATGGAGTATGTTCGAGCCGCGCAATTGATGGGCGTCTCACGAACTCGTATCGTTCTCAAACACATCATTCCGAACGTCATCGCGCCGGTCGTCGTACTTGGCACGATGGATATGGCATACGTCATCCTCGGGACGGCGGGGCTATCATTCCTCGGTCTCGGCGCCCAACCGCCGACACCCGAATGGGGAACGATGTTGGCCTCCGGACGAAACTACCTCCAGGATGCGTGGTGGGTCGTGAACTTCCCCGGATTGGCGATTATGCTCGTCGTTCTCGGATTCAACCTCCTCGGTGATGGCCTTCGTGACCTTCTCGACCCCAAGGATATGGCCGATATGGAGGACAAGGGATTATGA
- a CDS encoding AsnC family transcriptional regulator: MTELDSTDIEILQLLLEDARRPYREIADVVGLSPPSVSNRVERLQDLGIVRRFTVEMDQTQLSRADELLLILDVQASKAADIRSQLVSIEGVEHVFQTVESRIVAKVILDTSEVHELFTDTLDEAAIEDYKVESVLHSSWQPALRSGDVGIQCSICGNQISGDGETVEVDSGDMYHVCCSSCAEEIVEQYESLQEAANE, from the coding sequence ATGACCGAGTTGGACTCCACCGATATCGAAATCCTGCAATTGTTGCTCGAAGACGCCCGTCGCCCATATCGGGAGATTGCCGACGTCGTCGGTCTGTCACCTCCGTCGGTGTCCAACCGGGTCGAACGACTCCAAGACCTCGGTATCGTTCGACGATTTACCGTCGAGATGGATCAAACACAGCTTTCGAGAGCCGACGAACTGCTGCTGATTCTCGACGTTCAAGCCAGTAAGGCGGCGGATATCCGGTCACAGTTGGTATCCATCGAAGGTGTCGAACACGTGTTTCAGACGGTCGAATCGCGTATCGTAGCTAAAGTGATTCTCGACACGTCGGAAGTTCACGAGTTGTTCACCGACACCTTAGACGAGGCGGCAATCGAGGACTACAAAGTCGAATCGGTGCTGCATTCGTCGTGGCAACCAGCGCTCCGAAGTGGCGACGTTGGCATCCAATGTTCAATCTGTGGAAACCAGATTAGTGGCGACGGTGAGACGGTGGAAGTCGATTCCGGGGATATGTACCACGTCTGTTGCTCGTCCTGTGCCGAGGAGATCGTCGAACAGTACGAATCACTGCAGGAGGCAGCCAACGAGTAA
- a CDS encoding ABC transporter ATP-binding protein has translation MSKPLLEIDDLHTRFSTHEGTVHAVNGVSFSVDHGEIVGIVGESGSGKSVTALSLMRLENPGRIVDGSIRFQGTELTTASSQDIRRLRGGGMSMVFQDPMTTLNPVFTVRDQIIESLKVHEKPNSQSLLDFLNAPLFSNRSEHKRKQERAVELMEQVGIPYPAERADAYPHEFSGGMRQRVMLAIALASEPDLLIADEPTTALDVTIQAQILRELKTLNETHGMSILMVTHDLGVVSEVCDRVIVMYGGEVMETGSTDDVLSDPKHPYTKALLDCMPQNTRRKEPLNVIEGQVPDMVGGTTGCPFADRCSHTTNACTNGPIPEHDVGSDRVVKCDEIEFVSDAGVASGGDAE, from the coding sequence ATGAGCAAACCATTACTCGAAATTGACGACTTACATACGCGATTCAGCACGCACGAAGGAACCGTTCACGCGGTCAACGGCGTCTCATTCTCTGTTGACCACGGCGAAATCGTCGGTATCGTTGGAGAAAGCGGGAGTGGGAAGTCCGTAACCGCACTCTCGCTTATGCGTCTCGAAAATCCGGGTCGTATCGTCGATGGCTCGATACGGTTTCAGGGAACAGAGTTAACGACGGCGTCATCCCAAGATATTCGCCGTCTCCGCGGCGGTGGGATGTCGATGGTCTTCCAAGACCCGATGACAACGTTGAACCCTGTCTTTACGGTGCGCGATCAAATCATCGAATCGCTCAAGGTACACGAGAAACCGAACTCGCAGAGCCTCCTCGACTTTCTCAACGCACCACTGTTCAGCAATCGGTCAGAACACAAACGCAAACAGGAACGCGCAGTTGAGTTGATGGAACAGGTTGGTATTCCCTACCCTGCGGAACGTGCTGACGCGTATCCTCACGAGTTTAGTGGGGGTATGCGTCAGCGCGTAATGCTCGCTATCGCACTCGCGAGCGAACCCGATCTCCTCATCGCGGACGAACCGACGACCGCACTGGACGTGACCATCCAGGCACAGATTCTGCGTGAACTGAAAACACTCAACGAAACGCATGGAATGAGCATTCTGATGGTAACCCACGACCTCGGTGTCGTCTCCGAGGTGTGCGATCGCGTCATCGTCATGTACGGTGGCGAGGTGATGGAAACCGGCTCAACGGACGACGTGCTCTCCGATCCGAAACACCCCTACACGAAGGCACTCCTCGACTGTATGCCACAGAATACGAGGCGCAAAGAACCACTCAACGTCATCGAAGGACAGGTACCGGATATGGTCGGTGGGACGACTGGTTGTCCGTTTGCCGACCGTTGTTCCCACACAACGAATGCCTGTACTAACGGCCCAATTCCGGAACACGACGTCGGTTCCGATCGCGTAGTGAAATGTGATGAAATCGAGTTCGTTAGCGATGCTGGTGTGGCGAGCGGTGGTGATGCCGAATGA
- a CDS encoding DoxX family protein translates to MAGVTIEGRAHSLSAWFVLALRLVIGFAFFYTGIEKILGGFDAQNYLVNVAATNGNPLAGLFLSMGQTSWFVDFVNVAVPWGEVAIGLGLIVGLLTRLVAFFGAFLMLMFYFGNWNLEHGFINADFMYLLVFLSVAAFGAGRILGLDAIVEQYKIDGRALLDRYPQLEYVLG, encoded by the coding sequence ATTGCTGGCGTTACCATTGAAGGACGTGCCCACTCGCTGAGCGCGTGGTTCGTCCTCGCGCTCAGACTGGTCATTGGGTTCGCGTTCTTCTACACGGGTATCGAGAAGATTCTCGGCGGGTTCGACGCACAGAACTACCTCGTAAACGTCGCCGCGACGAATGGGAACCCCCTTGCAGGACTGTTCCTGTCGATGGGGCAGACGTCGTGGTTCGTCGATTTTGTGAACGTCGCCGTTCCGTGGGGAGAAGTGGCCATCGGACTTGGCCTCATAGTCGGACTTCTGACCCGTCTCGTGGCGTTCTTCGGTGCGTTCCTGATGCTCATGTTCTACTTCGGCAACTGGAACCTCGAACACGGGTTCATCAACGCTGATTTCATGTACCTGCTGGTATTCCTCTCTGTCGCTGCGTTCGGTGCCGGTCGTATTCTCGGTCTCGACGCCATCGTCGAACAGTACAAAATCGATGGACGGGCCTTGCTCGACCGATACCCTCAGTTGGAATACGTTCTCGGCTGA
- a CDS encoding DUF7521 family protein yields MHIGLVVAKIVVAILGLLIAFQSYRAYARYDSSPMLYLALGFSLISIGSVIEGVLYEVVKLSLFYAGMVQSIVVALGMVAVLYSLYGRER; encoded by the coding sequence ATGCATATCGGACTCGTCGTCGCCAAAATCGTCGTAGCGATACTCGGCCTACTCATTGCATTCCAGAGTTATCGCGCCTACGCTCGGTACGACAGCAGTCCAATGTTGTATCTTGCACTCGGTTTCTCCCTCATCAGTATTGGCTCAGTCATCGAAGGGGTTCTCTACGAAGTCGTGAAATTGTCTCTCTTCTACGCCGGAATGGTTCAGTCAATCGTCGTCGCACTCGGCATGGTCGCTGTTCTGTACTCTCTGTACGGTCGGGAGCGCTAA
- a CDS encoding alpha/beta fold hydrolase, which yields MKEQPQSSGQPCDGLSDTESSLELHDGRNLSYTEYGDLSGTPVFFFHGTPGSRICVPDPLAISSNNVRFITVDRPGYGKSTPISNRSLMDWSDDVAQLADTLGIEEFAVAGLSGGGPYALACGAALPDRVTTVDVISCMAPIGVGNTTEGMSLYNRLGFLLARYTPFVLPLVLRSMARQARDDAEAVVSDARSRYTPSDQQILDDPDIRRDMARELASAYKHSVEGHVEDLKSLARSWEFELAEISIPVRLWHGGDDRNAPLPMAEYLAETIPHSHLTIFPEEGHLIAYEHFDEILGALAEKSVSRQNGTRE from the coding sequence ATGAAAGAGCAACCCCAATCGAGTGGCCAGCCGTGCGACGGCCTTTCCGATACGGAATCGAGTCTCGAACTCCACGATGGACGAAACCTCTCCTACACCGAATACGGAGACCTATCCGGTACTCCAGTATTTTTCTTCCACGGAACACCTGGGTCCCGCATTTGTGTCCCGGACCCACTCGCAATATCGTCAAACAACGTCCGGTTCATCACCGTCGACCGACCCGGCTACGGTAAATCGACGCCGATTTCCAATCGATCCCTGATGGACTGGTCCGACGACGTGGCCCAGTTAGCCGATACTCTCGGCATTGAGGAGTTCGCCGTTGCAGGGCTCTCAGGCGGCGGACCATACGCACTGGCTTGCGGAGCAGCACTTCCGGATCGAGTTACAACTGTCGACGTGATTAGCTGCATGGCTCCGATAGGAGTGGGAAACACGACCGAGGGGATGTCGTTGTATAATCGGCTTGGATTCCTCCTCGCTCGTTATACACCATTCGTGCTACCACTGGTTCTCCGCTCGATGGCTCGGCAAGCACGAGATGACGCCGAAGCGGTCGTTTCCGACGCTCGCTCCCGATACACACCATCCGACCAGCAGATACTGGACGACCCAGATATCCGACGAGATATGGCACGCGAACTAGCGTCTGCGTACAAACACAGCGTCGAGGGGCACGTCGAGGATTTGAAGTCACTTGCACGGTCGTGGGAGTTCGAGCTCGCCGAAATCTCCATCCCGGTTCGACTGTGGCACGGCGGCGACGACCGCAACGCACCGCTTCCGATGGCCGAGTATCTCGCCGAAACGATTCCTCACAGCCATCTCACGATCTTTCCCGAGGAGGGCCACCTCATCGCGTACGAACACTTCGACGAAATTCTTGGCGCACTCGCCGAGAAGAGCGTCTCTAGACAGAACGGCACAAGAGAGTGA
- a CDS encoding heavy-metal-associated domain-containing protein: MTTELTVEGMSCGGCEQTVESTLEELDDVENAAADNESDRVRVSGNADTDTIAQAIENAGYTVER; the protein is encoded by the coding sequence ATGACGACCGAACTTACCGTCGAAGGGATGAGCTGTGGCGGATGCGAACAGACAGTCGAATCGACACTCGAAGAATTAGACGACGTTGAGAACGCCGCCGCAGATAATGAGTCCGACCGGGTCAGGGTTAGCGGAAACGCAGACACAGATACCATTGCACAAGCCATCGAGAACGCAGGGTATACCGTGGAACGCTGA